Genomic window (Chloroflexota bacterium):
GGCGCCTTTACCTTCCACCTAATCTGACTACACCCGTGCCCGCTGTAGCCCTTGTGCCAGGATTGCGTAGCAAGAAAAGCTCTCTGATCCTGCTGGCACGCCGCATGGCCCAGGAAGGTCTGGCTGCTCTTGTGATTTGCCCGGACGAAGAAGTATGCACCTATCCAGAGGTGCTGAGTATCGTGCCGGCAGCCATATCTGAACTCAGCAAGCAGCCGGAGATAGATCCGCAGCGCCTTGGGGCACTGGGCCATGACCTGGGCGGGGATCTCATCATACGCGCTGCGAGCATGGACAAGCACATCAAAGCCCTAGCAGCTTTGGCTCCCGTGCTTGTAGCCGTGCCTCCTAGTCTGGACCTGTTGCGCGAGATGACCTACCCACAGGCAATGCGCTGGGTACGAGATCGGGAACAGGCTATTTTGCGCGCTGAACTAGATGCCATCGCGTATGTAACCAAGATCGCTCCGCGACCTCTTTTGCTGCTGTATGGAACAGAAGACCGGGTGGTGAGCAGAGCGCCAGTGGAGAGCTGGGAGGCGCAACAAGTAACCTCTATGTACGTGGAAGTACTAGAAGGCATAGGCCACTTTGATTTGGTAGAAAACCCGATGGCGACGCGAACTGTGATACAGTGGTTTAAGGAGCATCTGTAGACGAATGTCTATTGACTGGGCTTTGTTCAAATTGGCCAATGGACTGGCAGGACGTTCGCCCATCCTCGATACAGCGATTCAGATGCTTATGAATGACTACGCACTCACGACGGCAATGGTCCTTTTGCTGTTCACTCTGTGGTTCAGTGGGAGCACGCTTGAAGCCCGTGAGCGGAATCAGCGTGCCGTGCTCACGGCCATCGCTGCTGTTCTGCTTGCCAATCTCATCGTTAAAGCATGTAACCTAATTTTCTACCGGCCGCGTCCTTTCGCCTACCATTCCGTAACCCTGTTGTTCTACCATCCATCTGACTCCTCTTTTCCTAGCAATGCGGCTACTGTTGGTTTCTGCTTTGCGGCATCCATCTGGCGGTTCAACCGCAAAGTAGGGATTGTTTTGTATGTCTTAGCCTGTTTGTTGGCATTGGCTAGGGTATGCGGGGGCGTCCACTATCCCAGTGACATCCTGGGTGGGCTGTTGGTAGGTACGTTTTCTGCCTGGCTTGTTACTACGAAATTCGACTTTCTAAATCGTCTTTGGACCATGATCATCCATCAGCTACGTCGTGTATTGTTAGCTTGATGTGTCAGCCGGAATGGCAATGGAGAACTTGGTGACACTCCCGAGTGGCAGTGCACAGGATACAAAATGTTATAAAATTGTTTTTAGGCCGGATGGGAAGACGGTAGAAGTACCCGATGGCGTGCTGCTAAGCGATGCCATTGCTCAGACAGGCCTTCGCTTCAACCTGCCTTGCGGTGGGCAAGGGCGCTGCGGCCGCTGCAAGGTCGTCGTGGAAAGGGGAAAAATCAAACGGCGCAGCACGAGCCGTTTGTCGGCCATCGAACTAGAGCAGGGTTATACCTTGGCTTGTCAGACCACAATTCACAGTGATCTGCAGGTCTTTATCCCACCTCAGGAAGCCATTCTGCGCCGATTGCCTAGCGAAAAAGCCGCTGCTGAAATCCCAACTTTGCCCGTAAAGTGCGATTGGCAAAGCAATCCCATTATCCAAAAGTTTTTCTTCACCATAGAGCCCCCCAGTCTGTCGGACAACACGACCGATTTCGAACGGCTGCAACGCGAACTGGCGAAGCAACACAACATCAGGAACATCACGGCGAGCCTACCAGTGCTGCGAAAGCTGGCGAGAACGCTGCGAGAATCGGAAAAGGAGGGCGTGGGCTGGCAGGTAACTGCTGTGTTCGAAATGGGCAATTGGATGGATGAAGATGCACCCCCACGCTTGATAGACCTGCGCCCTGGTGACCATACAGGGCGTACATTGGCAGTCGCTGTGGACATTGGCACGACCAGCAATGTAGTGTACCTGGTAGATCTTGTCAGCGGGAAGTTCATTGACAGTGCAGCAGCCTATAATGCGCAGATATCCTGTGGCGAGGACGTCATATCACGCATTCTCTATGCCAGGAAAGAGGGCGGATTGGAACATCTGCAAAGGCTTGTAGTCCAGACGATCAATGAGTTATTGCACGAACTAGCTGAACGCAACCGGGTTGACCTAAACGAAATCTATGCCATGACTGTAGCCGGCAATACCACCATGATCCATCTATTCCTGGCGCTTGATCCATCGTTTATCCGCCTTGAACCGTATATCCCCACCATCAGTCATCCGCCGCCAGTGCGGGCTTCTGAGCTAGGACTCCACATCTGCCCAGAAGCTCCGGTAGATTGTCTGCCCGGTGTGGGAGCCTATGTAGGTGGGGATATCGTTGCTGGCGTGCTTAGTTCTGGCATGTTCAAAACATACAAACTGACCCTTTTCATTGATGTGGGCACAAATGGCGAGATCGTATTGGGTAATGTAGACTGGCTTATCTCTTGTGCTTGCTCAGCAGGGCCTGCCTTTGAAGGCGCTGGTGTGCATTCTGGCATGCGTGCTACAGTGGGCGCTATCGAAGAAGTATGGATCAATGCACAAACATACGAGCCGACATACCGTGTCATCGGTGACGTGCCGCCGCGTGGCATATGCGGTTCTGCCATGATCTCGTTGCTTGCAGAGATGTTCCTCACTGGCGTGATAGACAAGTCCGGCCGCATCAACCGCTATCTCAACACGCCCCGTGTACGCATTGGGGACCATGGGCCAGAATACGTGGTGGCCTGGGCTAAAGAGACACAGGATCAAAAGGAGGACATTGTCCTGACCGAGGTAGACATCTCCAACCTCATCCGTGCCAAGGGAGCTATTTACGCTGGGTTCTCCGTACTGACCACTAGCGTGGGCATCGACCTGGCGGATGTGGAGCAAGTGCTAATCGGTGGAGCCTTTGGCAAGTATATTGACGTCGAGAAAGCGATTCAAATCGGCTTGCTGCCGGACATGCCTTGGGAGCGTTTCAAGTACCTGGGCAACACCTCTGTCTTGGGGGCTTTTACTGCCCTGCTCTGTCGAGATATGCGGCGCGAAGTGGTCGAGATTGCCAGGAAGATGACTTATTTAGAGCTCAGCACCGACAACCGATTCATGGAACAATTCACTTCGGCGCTGTTCCTGCCGCACACGGACACCACTGCTTTCCCTTCAGTAATGCGCTTGTTGAAGGAGCAAAGGAAAGCATAGTTCTGTAAGCTGTCGCAAACTGTGGTATTATCTATGGAACAAAATGTCCATACCCTGTTACTTTGAATATATGAGGAGTGCAGAACGACGATGACCATGACCATTGCGGTAGCCGGCAAGGGTGGCACTGGCAAAACCACCTTTGCGGCGCTGCTGATTAAATACATACGCAGTCAAAATCTGGGTTACATCCTGGCGATCGACGGGGATCCCAGCACTAATCTGAACCTAGTGCTGGGCATGGAGCTTCCGGGTACTATTGGCGGCATCCGTGAGGACACACTGGCGCAGGTCAGCACGGGCCGTTACGATTCTTCCATCCCAAAAGCAGACTTTTTCGAGTACCGCATCAACGAAGCCCTGGCCGAAGGAGACAAGATTGATTTGATCGCTATGGGCCGCCCAGAAGGGCCTGGGTGCTACTGTGCAGCGAATAGCATCTTGCGCAGCGTCATTGATCGTCTTGGAAATCAATATGACTTTGTGGTTATAGATAACGAAGCAGGAATGGAGCATATCAGCCGCCAGACTACCCGCGACGTGGACAAGCTTTTCGTGGTCACCGACATGACCATGCGTGGAATCACTGCTGCTGGGCACATCGTGGGTCTCATTAAGGAGCTAGGCACGCGGGTTCATGAAACATACCTGGTGATCAATCGGGTTAATGGGGACATCCCAGCGCTCATGAAACAAGAAATTGCACGGCTTGGCTTAAACCTCATTGGCACGTTGCCCCAAGATAGGACGATCGCAGAGTTCGATTTGATTGGCAAGCCATTGATTGAGATTAGCGAAGAGTCACCCATATACACGGCTGTGGCGGAGATCGCTGCCAAGGCCGGCATTCGCTGAGCAGTGTGAATTGAGTGCAACGGCGTTTTCCACGAGTATGAAAAGCTAAGAGATATTGGATTCCAAGCA
Coding sequences:
- a CDS encoding DUF4445 domain-containing protein, encoding MTLPSGSAQDTKCYKIVFRPDGKTVEVPDGVLLSDAIAQTGLRFNLPCGGQGRCGRCKVVVERGKIKRRSTSRLSAIELEQGYTLACQTTIHSDLQVFIPPQEAILRRLPSEKAAAEIPTLPVKCDWQSNPIIQKFFFTIEPPSLSDNTTDFERLQRELAKQHNIRNITASLPVLRKLARTLRESEKEGVGWQVTAVFEMGNWMDEDAPPRLIDLRPGDHTGRTLAVAVDIGTTSNVVYLVDLVSGKFIDSAAAYNAQISCGEDVISRILYARKEGGLEHLQRLVVQTINELLHELAERNRVDLNEIYAMTVAGNTTMIHLFLALDPSFIRLEPYIPTISHPPPVRASELGLHICPEAPVDCLPGVGAYVGGDIVAGVLSSGMFKTYKLTLFIDVGTNGEIVLGNVDWLISCACSAGPAFEGAGVHSGMRATVGAIEEVWINAQTYEPTYRVIGDVPPRGICGSAMISLLAEMFLTGVIDKSGRINRYLNTPRVRIGDHGPEYVVAWAKETQDQKEDIVLTEVDISNLIRAKGAIYAGFSVLTTSVGIDLADVEQVLIGGAFGKYIDVEKAIQIGLLPDMPWERFKYLGNTSVLGAFTALLCRDMRREVVEIARKMTYLELSTDNRFMEQFTSALFLPHTDTTAFPSVMRLLKEQRKA
- a CDS encoding AAA family ATPase; the encoded protein is MTMTIAVAGKGGTGKTTFAALLIKYIRSQNLGYILAIDGDPSTNLNLVLGMELPGTIGGIREDTLAQVSTGRYDSSIPKADFFEYRINEALAEGDKIDLIAMGRPEGPGCYCAANSILRSVIDRLGNQYDFVVIDNEAGMEHISRQTTRDVDKLFVVTDMTMRGITAAGHIVGLIKELGTRVHETYLVINRVNGDIPALMKQEIARLGLNLIGTLPQDRTIAEFDLIGKPLIEISEESPIYTAVAEIAAKAGIR
- a CDS encoding phosphatase PAP2 family protein — encoded protein: MSIDWALFKLANGLAGRSPILDTAIQMLMNDYALTTAMVLLLFTLWFSGSTLEARERNQRAVLTAIAAVLLANLIVKACNLIFYRPRPFAYHSVTLLFYHPSDSSFPSNAATVGFCFAASIWRFNRKVGIVLYVLACLLALARVCGGVHYPSDILGGLLVGTFSAWLVTTKFDFLNRLWTMIIHQLRRVLLA
- a CDS encoding acetylxylan esterase — encoded protein: MLYFVSVGLALGYVLFSFLSALGVLQFVAARYRLSGLALLDYAENHTKGYALATLLIACGVLVFFGGQWRAILTPGPAGSELALLFGMSAVCALAFTLILASLSQQLRRGRSTPSSDDMGKTLAVGRGTGRLYLPPNLTTPVPAVALVPGLRSKKSSLILLARRMAQEGLAALVICPDEEVCTYPEVLSIVPAAISELSKQPEIDPQRLGALGHDLGGDLIIRAASMDKHIKALAALAPVLVAVPPSLDLLREMTYPQAMRWVRDREQAILRAELDAIAYVTKIAPRPLLLLYGTEDRVVSRAPVESWEAQQVTSMYVEVLEGIGHFDLVENPMATRTVIQWFKEHL